A region of the Candidatus Peregrinibacteria bacterium genome:
TCGTAAACTATATGCGGGAAGGGAATGTAAAGATTCTGACGAAGTCGGAAGTGATGGGATTTCAGAAATCGAAAAAGAAAATTTCTGGAGTTCAATTACAATCCGGAGAAATTCTCAAAGCGAATTCGTATATTTTAGCAACTGGTGGAAAATCTCATCCGGAAACGGGATCAACGGGAGAAGGATTTCGTTGGCTGGAAGAGATTGGACATACCGTGGAGGAATCAGATGCCGCGCTCGTTCCAGTAAAAATTCGAGAAAAATGGATTTCGGAGCTTTCTGGACTCAGTTTTTCTAATGCAAAGCTCACTGTTTTTCAAAATCAGCAAAAGCAAAAAAGTGGAAAAGGGAAATTGCTCTTCACACATTTTGGAATCAGTGGACCGCTTGTCTTAAATATGAGCAAGGAAATTGGTGAAGTTCTCAAATATGGAGAAGTGACACTTTCGCTTGATCTCATGCCGCATCTTGATCTCGGCGCAGTGGACAGAGATCTCCAAAAACTCTTTGACGAAAATAAAAATAAAAAACTCAAGAATATTCTTCCGTCCTTCGTTACTCCGACACTGTCGTCTGTTCTCATCGATCTTGCAGAAATTGATTCCGAAAAATTTGTCCACAGCATTTCCCGTGAAGAACGGCGAGTTCTCGTTCGATTTATCAAAGAGCTTTCCCTGACAGTGGAAGAACTTATGGGAACAGATAAGGCAATCGTCACGAGTGGCGGAGTAATTCTCGAAGAAGTTGATTCTCGGGAAATGAAATCACGACTCTTCTCAAATATGTATCTCGTCGGTGATATTTTAAATATCGATCGTCCATCAGGCGGCTACAGTTTGCAACTCTGCTGGACGACGGGATTTGTGGCGGGAATGAGTGCGAGTGTATCGTCGTAGAGACAAGGCATGCCTTGTCTCTACTTTTTTGGTGTGTGGC
Encoded here:
- a CDS encoding aminoacetone oxidase family FAD-binding enzyme, with translation MRMQYDVIVIGGGPAGMMAAGRAAECGAKVLLFEKNATLGKKLLITGGGRCNLTNAEFDEKIFLEKFKEQKKFLFSPFSRFGVKETLEFFHARKMPTKIEAEKRVFPLSDKAKSVFDVLVNYMREGNVKILTKSEVMGFQKSKKKISGVQLQSGEILKANSYILATGGKSHPETGSTGEGFRWLEEIGHTVEESDAALVPVKIREKWISELSGLSFSNAKLTVFQNQQKQKSGKGKLLFTHFGISGPLVLNMSKEIGEVLKYGEVTLSLDLMPHLDLGAVDRDLQKLFDENKNKKLKNILPSFVTPTLSSVLIDLAEIDSEKFVHSISREERRVLVRFIKELSLTVEELMGTDKAIVTSGGVILEEVDSREMKSRLFSNMYLVGDILNIDRPSGGYSLQLCWTTGFVAGMSASVSS